Part of the Pseudomonadota bacterium genome is shown below.
GCTTGAATCACCAAGCTGGCGCCATGTCAAGTAATAGCCCTCTATCTACATGGACACAAAAGCAGCTGAAAAGCCGCAGACAGTCAAACAGCTCAAGCGCTTATCGCAAAACACAGGGTAAAGTTCGGACTAGGTGGTCTCGGTCGGCTTCAGGCGCACGAGCTGCAGGCGGCCGCCCTGGCCGGTGAGTGCGATGCGGCCGCGCTTCAGGGCGAGCGCATAGTCACCGAACACGGCGCGGCGCCAGCCGGTGAGGGCGGGGACCGCGGCATCGTCGACGGCGGCGATGGCCTCCAAGTCCTCGGCGCTCGCCACCAGCTTCTGCGCCACCTCGTGGGTCTCGCATTGCAGCTTGAGGAGCACCTTCAAGAGCTCCACCAGGGGCTGGCGCCCCGGGGGAACCGAGGGGCGCTCGCCTTCGGTGATCGCCGGCGGCGGCCGATCCCGTCCTTCGGCGATTGCCGTCAGCATGTCCTGGCCCAACCGGCTCTCGGCGAAACCGGTTGGAATCAGCCGGCAGCGCGCCAAGTCGGCGACGTTGGCGGGGGCCTGGGCCGCCACCTCCAGCAACACCTCGTCGCGCACGATGCGCTGGCGGGGCACGTTGCGGCGCTGCGCCTCGACCTCGCGCCAGGCGGCGAGCGATGCGAGCATCGCCAGGAAGCGCGGGTTGCTGGAGCGGGGCTTCAGGCGGCGCCAAGCGTGGCTGGGCTCGAGGCGATAGGTCTCCGGATTGCGCAACACCGCCAGCTCCTCGGCAAGCCAGGCCGCGCGGCCGCTCTCCGCCATGCGCAGCGAAAGCTTGTCGTAGATGGTCCTGAGGTAGGTCACGTCGGCCAGCGCATAGCCCAGCTGCCGCTCGGTCAGCGGCCGCCTCGACCAGTCGGTGAAGCGCGAGGACTTGTCGATGCGGGCGCCGGTGAGCTTGCCGGCAAGCGTCTCGTAGCTCACCTGATCCCCGAAGCCGCAAACCATCGCCGCGACCTGGCTGTCGAAGATCGGGCTCGGCACCTCGCCGGTCATGTGGAAGAAGATCTCGACGTCCTGCCGGGCGGCGTGGAAGACCTTCACCACATCGGCCGCCCGCAGCAGCTCTAGCAGCGGCGCGAGGTCGATTCCCGGTGCGAGCGCATCGATCGCATGCGCCTCCTCCGGCCCCGCCAGCTGCACCAGGCAGAGCAGCGGCCAATAGGTCTTGTCGCGGAGAAACTCGGTGTCGATGGCGACGAAGGGGGCGTTGCTGAGCCGGTGGCAGAGCGCCGCCAGCTCCGCATTGTCGGCTATGGGAGACATGGACGGAGAGCTATACAGCCATCCCCGGCAGGGGCAAAGCCGCCCGCTCCTGGCCACCGTCCCGCGCAACTTTCTGACCCATATTTGCCAATTGAAGAAAGTTCATTTAAAGTCCGGCGCAATTGGGGAGGGGCTGGCGCGTGCGCGGAGTGTTGGCACGAACTGCAATCGTCGTGGGGGGGCTGGCCGGCGTGAGCGGCTGTGGCGTGGTGCCGCCGATCGTCAGCATCGCCTCCTATGCGATCGATGGATTTTCCTTGGTGGCCAGCGGCAAGACGCTGACCGATCACGCTATTTCAGTGGTGGCTGCGAGCGACTGCGCGCTTTGGCGCATCTTCAGCACCGGCCCGATATGCGTGGAGGACGCCCAGATCGCCGCCGCCGACGCGGCCGCCTCGCCGTTCGTGCCGGCCGCGCCGCGGCAGGGCCGGGCCGGCGACGGCGACGGCGATGCCGATCCCATCCTGCTGGCCGCGCCCGCGCCAAGCGCATCTCCGCCGGCGGCCACCCAGCCGGAGCCGGCAAAACCGGCGACCCGGGTCGTGGGGCTGCACTATCTCGTGCTGGCCAGCTTCCGCGATGCGAAGCCGGCCGAACAGCTCGCCGACGTGCATCGCAATCTCGGCGCCTCGCTCAAGGAGGCGGAGGTCGATGGCAAGCGCTGGTATCGCGTCGTGGTCGGCCCGGCGCCGATCGCCCAGCTTGTGCCCGTGCAAAAGTCGATGGGTGGCGTCGGCATCGAGCGGCCATGGCTCGTGGGCGCCGGCGAGGCCGTCCCGGCACCGAACTTCACCACGCTTGCGTTGAATTTGAACGCCGGCCGCTAGCCGGAATCTTCACACTAAATTCAATAGATTAGTGTCCCGCGATCCGCCGCTGGCGGCTCGGCTTTTTCCGCTTGTCCCGGTAGAGCCCGGCATCCGCGTCCTGCAGCAGCTCATCGGGACGCTGCCCCGGGCGATAGGCGGCGACGCCGATGCTGGCCTGTAGCGGCAGAACCGTCCCCTGCCAGGCGATGAGCTGCCCGTTCAAGAGCTTCGAGAGGTCGCGCGCCCGGGTAAAGCCGCGCTCGGCGGTCGTCTCCGGCATGAGCACTGCGAACTCGTCGCCGCCGAGTCGGGCGACGCAGTCGCTGGGGCGGACATGGCCGTTCAGCATGGCGGCGGCATGGGCCAAGACCTCGTCGCCGGCCGCGTGGCCGTGGATGTCGTTGATCGCCTTGAAGCCGTCGAGATCGATCATCAGGAGCACCCCGCCCTTGCCGCTGCGCTTGGACTCGGCCAGCGCGCGCTTGAGCTCGATCATGAAGCCGCGGCGGTTCTTGATCTGGGTCAGCTCGTCGGTAACCGAGAGGCTTTCCAGATAGTCGATGCGCTGGCGCTGCTGCTCCAGCTTGCGCTCGGCCTCCTCGATCGCCCTCAGGGCCAGTTGGATGACGCCCTCGTCCAGCCGGGCCAAGGCCAGCCCGCTCGCCTCGGCGAGCTGGGTTGCGCGCCGGGCGAGCAAGCCGATATTGCGCGGCGTCTCCGGCGCCAGGGGGGCGCTCGCGAGGTCGACCGTCGTCTTGCTGCGTTTGCTGAAAACCGTCATCGCTGCCGTAACCATTCCCGTGGAGAGAGATCCCCTTGGGCTGGTGCCAGCAATGCCCGTGCCGCGGATAACTTATTGAAATCGCAAATGAACCCGTGGAGACAGGCGACCAGCGCTCGGCACTATTTGCCGACCCTTCAGAAACTGCCGAGTGCCCCTTCACGCCAAACTCGCCGCCGACTCGTCCCGGCTCAGACCACCCGGTCCGGCGGCTCGCGGCCGGCAAAGACCGCATCCAGATTGTCGAGCGCGCGAAAGCCCATCGCGTCCCGCGTCTCCCGGGTGGCGCTGCCGAGATGGGGCAAGAGGAAGGTGTTGGCGAGATCGCGGTAGCCTGGATGGATGCAGGGCTCGCCTTCGTAGACGTCGAGGCCCGCCGCGGCGATGCGGCCGGAACGGAGTGCCGTGATCAAGGCCTCGTCATCGACGATGCCGCCGCGGGCGGTATTGACCACGATGGCGCCCTCCGGCAAGAGCGCGATGCGCCTGCTATCCAGAAGCCGGGCGGTCTCGGCCGTCGCCGGGCAATGCAGCGATAGAAAATCGGCGTGACGCAGCAGCTCGTCCGGGTCGGCATGGAAGATGGCGCCCGCCTCCAGATCGGCCGGCAGCCGGCGGCGATTGCTGTAGTGCACGGTCATGTCGAAGCCGCGGGCGTGCCGGGCAACCGCGCGGCCGATGCGGCCCATGCCGAGGACCGCCAATCGCTTGCCGGTCATGTGGGTGCCGAGCATGCCGGTGGGCGCCCAGGCGCCCCACCGGTTCTCGCGGACCAGGCGCTCGCCCTCATGCGCGCGCCGCGCCGCCCCCAGCATCAACAGGATCGCCACGTCCGCCGTGGCATCGGTCAGGACATCCGGGGTGTTGGTGACCAGGAGCGACCGTGCCCGTGCCGCCGCCACGTCGATGTGGTCGTAGCCGACGGAGAAGGTGGCAATGGCGCGGATGCTCAGGGGCAGCCTCGCCAGGGCCGCGGCATCGAGCCGTTCGGTCGGCGTGACCAGCAGCGCATCGGCGTCCTGAGCCAGCGCCGGCAGCGCGTCCGGCTGGATCAGCTCGTCGGCGGGATTGAGCCTGGCGTCGTAATCGCGGCTGAGGCGGCGCTCGACCGCTTCGGGCAATCTTCGGGTGACAAGCACGGTCGGCTTGGTCGATGGCATGTCCGGTTCTTGGCTGTGGGAACGGTGATGGGGGGGATCGATGCCCCGATACTACCGTGCCAAAGTGAAGCATGACATAATCCTGCGACGATGGATCGCGCCACCAATGCGGGTATCAAGGGTTGAGGATCGCTGCCTCCGACCCCCGCCAGAGGGCACGATCGGAGGATCATTCGATGGTGCATTGGGCTCATCCAGCCGGAAGACGGGTCGGTCCCGTCGTCCTCGGCCTGCTCCTAGCCGTGCCGCTTGCCGTGGCCGCACCTCCGGCCGTCGCGATCGACATCATGCCGCATCGGGCCCTCTACAGCCTGTCCCTCGGAGCCGCCAAGAGCGCCAGCGGCGTCGCCGACGCCCGCGGCTCGATGCTGCTCGAATGGGGCGATAGCTGCGATGGCTGGACCATCGAGCAGCGCTACAAGCTGACGGTCCTCTACACGGAAAACGGCGAAGCCGAGCTCTCCGTCAGCTTCACCACCTGGGAAAGCAGGGACGGTCTGCGCTACCGCTTCTTCGTGCGCAAGCTCAGGGACGGCGACGTCACCGACGAGTTGCGTGGCCGGGCGTCGCTGAGCGGCCCGGGCGAGGCCGGCTCGGCCGCCTTCACCCAGCCCGAGCAGCAGGAGATTCCGTTGCCTGCCGGGGCCATCTTCCCGACCGAGCACACGATTGAGATCATCCGCGCGGCCGAAGCGGGCAAGCGGTTCCTCTCACGCAGCGTCTTCGATGGCGGCGAGCTCGAGGGTCCCTCGGAGATCACCGCCGCCATCGGCGGTCGGCTGCCTGCCGCCGCACCCGATGCGGTGGCGCCGGCGAAGGCCGAGCCGTTCAAACGGCCGTCCTGGCCGGTCCGTCTCGCCTACTACAAGCAGGGCAGCAACGGTTCCGAGCCCGACTACGAGGTCGGGATGCGGCTTCACGACAATGGCGTCGCCGATGGATTGGCTCTCGACTACGGCGATTTCTCGGTCAAGGCGCGCCTGACCGAGATCGAGGCGTTGCCGCGCCCGAGCTGCTGAAACCCGTCCTCAACGCCGGAAGCGCGTGGGTGGGGCGAGCCCGCGCCCCTTGCCGATGGCGCCGTCTCCGTGCTTCGCCCTCAAGACGTCCATCGTCTGCTCGGCCCGCGCTCGCTTCGCCTGCGCCGCATCGAAGAGACTGGGCGGGTCTGCCGCATCGGCGGGCTGCATATCGTCGGTGCCGATGCCGATGAGCCGGTAACGCGCGCCGTCGGCGGCCCGCTCGAGGAGCGGCAGTGCGGCGCGGTAGAGGGTGTCGGCAAGCTGCGAGGGCGCCTCCAGCCGGTGCTGACGGGTGATGATGCGAAAGCCGTCCGTCTTGAGCTTGAGGGTGACCACGCTGCCGGCAAGCTCCGCCTCCTTCAGCCGATGCGACAGGCGTTCGGCCAGATGCCAGAGGCGGCGGGAGAGCTCGGCCATCTCGGCGATGTCCTCATCGAAGGTGGTCTCGACCGAGATGCTCTTGGTCTCGCGGTCGGCGACGACCTGGCGATCGTCGATGCCGCGGGCGAAGCGCGCCAGGCGGCGGCCGATCGATCCGTAGCGCCGGGCGAGATCCTCCTCCTCGCGGTCCTGCAGCTGGCCGATGGTCGCGATGCCGTCGCCGGCCAGGCGTCGGCGCAGCTTCTCGCCGACCCCCCAGATGAGCCCGACCGGCCGCGGCGCCAGGAACGATCGCGCCTCCTCGCGGCCGATGACGCCGAAGCCGCGCGGCTTGTCGAGATCGGAAGCGACCTTGGCCAGGAACTTGTTGTAGCTGAGGCCGATCGAAACGGTGATGCCGATCTCCCGCTCGATCTTGAGCGCCAGCAGCGCCAGCGTGCGGGCCGGGATGCCGCCATGCACCTCGACGGTGCCGGTCATATCGAGGAAGGCTTCGTCGATGGAAAGCGGCTCGACCAGCGGGGTCGTCGTTTCCATCATCCGACGCACCCGATGACCCACGTCTTGATAGTGATCCATGTCGGGAGGGATGACGACCGCCTCCGGGCAGGCCTTGAGCGCCTTGAACATCGGCATCGCCGAGCGTACGCCGTAGATGCGCGCCACGTAGCAGCAGGCGAGAACCACGCCGCGATGCCTGCCGCCGACGATGACGGGCCGGTCGGCAAGGTCGGGGTGCCGCTGCTTCTCGCAGCTCGCATAGAAGGCGTCGCAATCGATATGCGCGATCGACAGGCGACCCAGCTCGCAATGGACGATGGCGCGCGGCGAACCGCAGGACGAGCAGCGGCCGGTCGGCTGATCGTCGAGGCGGCCGCAGTCCCGGCACAGCGCCGTCATGCTTTCACCCTCGCTCCATCGGCCAAAGCCACGCCGCCCCGCGCACGCCGCTCGAATCGCCGTGCAGCGGCGGCACCAGCCGCGTCCGTGCATCGTCGGAGAACAGATGGCGCTGCCAAAGCGGCGGCACCGAATGATAGAGCCGCTCGAGCCGAGAAAGGCCGCCGCCCAGCACGATCACCTCCGGATCGATAATGTTGATGACATGGGCCAAGGCCCGGGCAAGCCGCTCCTCGTAGCGCAAGAGCGTGGCCTCGGCCGCCTCGTCGCCCGCTTCGGCAGCCGTGACGATCGCCTCGCCGCTGAGGCATTGACCGGTTGCGGCCTCGTGGTCGCGCACCAGTGCGGGACCGGACAGAAACGTCTCGATGCAGCCGAGCTGGCCGCAATAGCAGCGCCCGCCCGGCCGCTCTGCCTCGGTCGCCCAGGGCAACGGATTGTGGCCCCATTCGCCGGCAATCGCGTTCGCCCCCGTGACCGGTCTGCCGCCGATGACGATGCCGCCCCCCACCCCGGTGCCGAGGATCACGCCGAAGACCGGGTCGGCGCCGGCCGCCGCCCCGTCGGTCGCCTCGGAGACGGCAAAGCAATTGGCGTCGTTGGCCAGGCGCACCGGACGGTCGAGGGCCTCGGCCAAGTCGCGATCGAACGGCTTGCCGATGAGCCAGACCGAGTTGGCGTTCTTGATGAGCCCGGTCTTGGGCGAGATCGCACCTGGAATGCCGACCCCGACGCTGCAGGTCTGCCCGAGCTCGGATTCCACTTCGCGGACCAGGCCCACGACCGCCGCGACGGTCCGTTCATAGCTTCCGACCGGGCTGGGGCGCCTGCGTCTCAGGCGGACCCGGCCATCGTCCTCGAGGAGGATTACCTCGATCTTGGTTCCGCCGAGGTCGATGCCGATACGCAAAATAGTTCCCCTATTCAGGTGCTGGCCAAGGCCAATTCACGGCCGAGGATATGGTTCCACTTTCCCGCAGCCTCGGCTAGGATCACCATGACCTTTCCAGCCTCTGCCGCAGCGGCCCTTTGACCACCGGATCAATGACCCAGAAGACCGTTCTCATCGTCGAGGACAATGAGCTGAACATGAAGCTCTTCAACGACTTGTTGGAGGCTCATGGGTACAATGTAATTCAAACACGGGACGGATTGGAGGCGCTCAAGCTGGCAAGGCAGCACCACCCGGATCTGATCTTGATGGACATTCAGCTGCCCGAGGTCTCGGGGCTGGAAGTCACCAAGTGGCTCAAGGAAGATGATCGACTGAAATCAATCCCGGTCATCGCCGTCACGGCATTTGCCATGAAGGGCGATGAGGAGCGGATTCGCGACGGCGGCTGCGAGGCCTATATCGCCAAGCCGATCTCGGTCGCCACCTTCCTGCAGACCGTGCAACGTTTTCTCAGTTAGCCCATGCCGGGACGCGTTCTCGTCGTCGACGACGTCACGCCCAACGTCAAGTTGCTGGAGGCGAAGCTCGGCGCCGAGTACTTCGAGGTGCTGGCGGCGAGCAATGGCGCGGAAGCGATCGAGATCGCGCGCAAGGAAGCTCCCGACATCATCCTGCTCGACATCATGATGCCGGGAATGGATGGGTTCGAAGTGTGCCGGCGCCTCAAGGCCGATGCCGCCACCCAGCATATTCCCATCATCATGGTCACCGCCTTGAGCGACGTTGCCGATCGGGTGCGCGGGCTTGAGGCCGGGGCCGACGATTTCCTCACCAAGCCGGTCCGAGACATCGCGCTTTTCGCCCGGGTGCGCTCGCTCGTTCGCCTGAAGATGCTCATGGACGAGTGGCGTTCGCGCGAGCAGACCTCCGCCAGCTTCGGCGTGCTGCCGCCCGATCCCATCCTCCAGGAGGAGGACTACGGCCGGGCTCGGGTGCTCATCTGCGAGGATAGCCCGATCGAGATCACCAATATGCGCGAGGTTCTGTCGCGCGACGGCAATCAGCTCGCCTTCGTCGCCAGCATGCGCCAAGCGCTCGAGGCGATGGCGCGGCAGGACTTCGACCTGGTGGTGGCGGAGCTCAACGTCGGCGAGGACGACGCGCTGCGGCTGTGCTCGCAGCTTCGCTCCAACGAGCCGACCCGGCACACGCCGATTCTGCTGATCGGCGAAGAAGAGCAGACCCAGCGCCTGACCAAGGGTCTCGACCTCGGCGCCAACGACTACGTGATCAAGCCGATCGATCGCAACGAGCTGTTGGCGCGGGTGCGCACGCAGCTTCGCCGCCGGCGCTATCAGGAC
Proteins encoded:
- the rnd gene encoding ribonuclease D, which produces MSPIADNAELAALCHRLSNAPFVAIDTEFLRDKTYWPLLCLVQLAGPEEAHAIDALAPGIDLAPLLELLRAADVVKVFHAARQDVEIFFHMTGEVPSPIFDSQVAAMVCGFGDQVSYETLAGKLTGARIDKSSRFTDWSRRPLTERQLGYALADVTYLRTIYDKLSLRMAESGRAAWLAEELAVLRNPETYRLEPSHAWRRLKPRSSNPRFLAMLASLAAWREVEAQRRNVPRQRIVRDEVLLEVAAQAPANVADLARCRLIPTGFAESRLGQDMLTAIAEGRDRPPPAITEGERPSVPPGRQPLVELLKVLLKLQCETHEVAQKLVASAEDLEAIAAVDDAAVPALTGWRRAVFGDYALALKRGRIALTGQGGRLQLVRLKPTETT
- a CDS encoding PleD family two-component system response regulator, encoding MPGRVLVVDDVTPNVKLLEAKLGAEYFEVLAASNGAEAIEIARKEAPDIILLDIMMPGMDGFEVCRRLKADAATQHIPIIMVTALSDVADRVRGLEAGADDFLTKPVRDIALFARVRSLVRLKMLMDEWRSREQTSASFGVLPPDPILQEEDYGRARVLICEDSPIEITNMREVLSRDGNQLAFVASMRQALEAMARQDFDLVVAELNVGEDDALRLCSQLRSNEPTRHTPILLIGEEEQTQRLTKGLDLGANDYVIKPIDRNELLARVRTQLRRRRYQDRLRANYQRSLAVALIDQLTGVYNRNYLLIHLSGLMQRTMASGKPLAMLLVDVDYFKQVNDTHGHAAGDQVLRELATRMSHFTRNFDTVARYGGEEFVVVMPDTNPDLAMLVAERLRQRIEDVPVILRDTGAAVTVSVSIGVAHALGTGDTPDELVKRADQALYAAKRQGRNRVRLFQPSTAA
- a CDS encoding D-glycerate dehydrogenase; protein product: MPSTKPTVLVTRRLPEAVERRLSRDYDARLNPADELIQPDALPALAQDADALLVTPTERLDAAALARLPLSIRAIATFSVGYDHIDVAAARARSLLVTNTPDVLTDATADVAILLMLGAARRAHEGERLVRENRWGAWAPTGMLGTHMTGKRLAVLGMGRIGRAVARHARGFDMTVHYSNRRRLPADLEAGAIFHADPDELLRHADFLSLHCPATAETARLLDSRRIALLPEGAIVVNTARGGIVDDEALITALRSGRIAAAGLDVYEGEPCIHPGYRDLANTFLLPHLGSATRETRDAMGFRALDNLDAVFAGREPPDRVV
- a CDS encoding ROK family protein, giving the protein MRIGIDLGGTKIEVILLEDDGRVRLRRRRPSPVGSYERTVAAVVGLVREVESELGQTCSVGVGIPGAISPKTGLIKNANSVWLIGKPFDRDLAEALDRPVRLANDANCFAVSEATDGAAAGADPVFGVILGTGVGGGIVIGGRPVTGANAIAGEWGHNPLPWATEAERPGGRCYCGQLGCIETFLSGPALVRDHEAATGQCLSGEAIVTAAEAGDEAAEATLLRYEERLARALAHVINIIDPEVIVLGGGLSRLERLYHSVPPLWQRHLFSDDARTRLVPPLHGDSSGVRGAAWLWPMERG
- a CDS encoding SPOR domain-containing protein, whose amino-acid sequence is MARTAIVVGGLAGVSGCGVVPPIVSIASYAIDGFSLVASGKTLTDHAISVVAASDCALWRIFSTGPICVEDAQIAAADAAASPFVPAAPRQGRAGDGDGDADPILLAAPAPSASPPAATQPEPAKPATRVVGLHYLVLASFRDAKPAEQLADVHRNLGASLKEAEVDGKRWYRVVVGPAPIAQLVPVQKSMGGVGIERPWLVGAGEAVPAPNFTTLALNLNAGR
- a CDS encoding cell envelope integrity EipB family protein; its protein translation is MVHWAHPAGRRVGPVVLGLLLAVPLAVAAPPAVAIDIMPHRALYSLSLGAAKSASGVADARGSMLLEWGDSCDGWTIEQRYKLTVLYTENGEAELSVSFTTWESRDGLRYRFFVRKLRDGDVTDELRGRASLSGPGEAGSAAFTQPEQQEIPLPAGAIFPTEHTIEIIRAAEAGKRFLSRSVFDGGELEGPSEITAAIGGRLPAAAPDAVAPAKAEPFKRPSWPVRLAYYKQGSNGSEPDYEVGMRLHDNGVADGLALDYGDFSVKARLTEIEALPRPSC
- a CDS encoding GGDEF domain-containing protein; amino-acid sequence: MTVFSKRSKTTVDLASAPLAPETPRNIGLLARRATQLAEASGLALARLDEGVIQLALRAIEEAERKLEQQRQRIDYLESLSVTDELTQIKNRRGFMIELKRALAESKRSGKGGVLLMIDLDGFKAINDIHGHAAGDEVLAHAAAMLNGHVRPSDCVARLGGDEFAVLMPETTAERGFTRARDLSKLLNGQLIAWQGTVLPLQASIGVAAYRPGQRPDELLQDADAGLYRDKRKKPSRQRRIAGH
- a CDS encoding DNA polymerase IV, yielding MTALCRDCGRLDDQPTGRCSSCGSPRAIVHCELGRLSIAHIDCDAFYASCEKQRHPDLADRPVIVGGRHRGVVLACCYVARIYGVRSAMPMFKALKACPEAVVIPPDMDHYQDVGHRVRRMMETTTPLVEPLSIDEAFLDMTGTVEVHGGIPARTLALLALKIEREIGITVSIGLSYNKFLAKVASDLDKPRGFGVIGREEARSFLAPRPVGLIWGVGEKLRRRLAGDGIATIGQLQDREEEDLARRYGSIGRRLARFARGIDDRQVVADRETKSISVETTFDEDIAEMAELSRRLWHLAERLSHRLKEAELAGSVVTLKLKTDGFRIITRQHRLEAPSQLADTLYRAALPLLERAADGARYRLIGIGTDDMQPADAADPPSLFDAAQAKRARAEQTMDVLRAKHGDGAIGKGRGLAPPTRFRR
- a CDS encoding response regulator — protein: MTQKTVLIVEDNELNMKLFNDLLEAHGYNVIQTRDGLEALKLARQHHPDLILMDIQLPEVSGLEVTKWLKEDDRLKSIPVIAVTAFAMKGDEERIRDGGCEAYIAKPISVATFLQTVQRFLS